In a genomic window of candidate division WOR-3 bacterium:
- a CDS encoding tetratricopeptide repeat protein: MKASLSPNPMRAQTGTISRAGNRIPWFVFGGAALATLVLYLPTLQYGFVWDDNELIVENPYLAKAGPAQLFTRGFWHNPGPDRAADDMSYYRPLTNLSFHADRRVWGLRPSGYHLTNVIINTAVVFLMSLLLWELFGSAWLAGLGGLLVGIHPAMNCVVAFISNRTYLLALLFLLASAYALWRGQRGRARIWPALFGGSLLLSGLAIEASLAFTVLAAAWLISQRARYYRFPAWMAAAAAPAAAYLLLRLGVARVPFAGSVAPWMVTDPLRVVNSFGQQLQLLFFPFNQKVIYVLTGAFTGFSWYTVLGLLFLGLPLFPLLRHGRSDPVRLGWHGYAWMVLFLLPFAHLVFLGPAGRMLYLAAPGVLIMLAALYRTASPGRTITLLLRGVLLLYTVALAGQTLRRNPVWRSELSLSRTMVLEAPGSAGGHLNYAAALEQAGRKDEALEHFRAAAGIDPDYVAPHLGLAFALIDREDLPGAIRELREVVRLRPESPEARNDLALTLRRSGRFDSAIVEYREALRLNPGSAQTLNNLGFAYLAHGDFAQAISCLKAALRLRPDFASARGNLAAAYRQAGMPDSAALVESGER, from the coding sequence TTCGTCTGGGATGACAATGAACTGATTGTGGAGAACCCCTACCTGGCAAAAGCCGGCCCGGCTCAACTCTTCACCCGAGGGTTCTGGCACAACCCGGGACCGGATCGCGCTGCGGACGACATGTCCTACTACCGGCCGCTGACCAATCTCAGCTTCCACGCCGACCGCAGGGTGTGGGGACTCAGACCGTCGGGTTATCACCTGACCAACGTCATCATCAACACGGCGGTCGTCTTCCTGATGTCACTGCTGCTCTGGGAGCTGTTCGGGTCGGCATGGCTGGCCGGACTGGGCGGGCTGCTGGTCGGGATTCATCCGGCGATGAACTGCGTCGTCGCGTTCATCTCCAATCGCACCTATCTGCTCGCGCTGCTCTTCCTGCTGGCGAGCGCCTATGCCCTTTGGCGCGGACAGCGCGGCCGCGCGCGCATCTGGCCGGCGTTGTTCGGCGGCTCACTGCTGCTCAGCGGGCTGGCCATCGAGGCGTCCCTGGCATTCACCGTACTTGCCGCAGCCTGGCTCATCTCGCAGCGGGCGCGCTACTACCGGTTCCCGGCCTGGATGGCCGCGGCGGCGGCGCCGGCGGCGGCGTACCTCCTGCTCCGTCTCGGCGTTGCCCGGGTCCCGTTCGCCGGCTCAGTCGCGCCCTGGATGGTCACCGACCCGCTGCGCGTGGTCAACTCCTTCGGCCAGCAGTTGCAGCTCCTCTTCTTTCCCTTCAACCAGAAGGTCATTTACGTCCTGACCGGGGCTTTCACCGGCTTCTCCTGGTACACGGTTCTCGGGTTGCTGTTTCTGGGCCTGCCCCTGTTCCCGCTGCTGCGCCACGGGCGCTCGGACCCGGTTCGCCTGGGCTGGCATGGCTATGCCTGGATGGTGCTGTTCCTGCTCCCGTTTGCGCACCTCGTTTTCCTGGGACCGGCGGGCAGGATGCTCTACCTGGCCGCGCCGGGCGTACTGATCATGCTGGCGGCGCTGTACCGGACGGCTAGCCCGGGGCGGACAATCACGCTCCTGTTGCGCGGCGTTCTTCTCCTGTACACCGTGGCCCTGGCAGGACAGACGCTCCGGCGCAATCCGGTCTGGCGCAGCGAGCTCTCGCTGTCACGAACGATGGTGCTGGAGGCGCCGGGTTCGGCCGGCGGCCACCTGAACTACGCAGCGGCGCTCGAGCAAGCCGGCCGGAAAGACGAGGCGCTGGAGCATTTCCGCGCCGCGGCAGGCATTGACCCGGACTACGTCGCGCCGCACCTGGGCCTGGCCTTCGCCCTCATCGACCGGGAAGACCTGCCCGGGGCAATCCGGGAACTGCGGGAGGTGGTGCGGCTCCGGCCCGAGTCGCCCGAGGCGCGGAACGATCTCGCCTTGACGCTCCGACGCAGCGGCCGGTTCGACTCGGCAATAGTAGAGTACAGGGAGGCGCTTCGACTCAACCCGGGTTCGGCACAGACGCTGAACAACCTGGGTTTCGCGTACCTTGCGCATGGCGACTTCGCTCAGGCAATCTCCTGCCTGAAGGCCGCGCTGCGGCTCAGGCCGGACTTCGCGAGTGCGCGCGGCAATCTCGCCGCAGCCTATCGGCAGGCGGGGATGCCGGATTCGGCAGCGCTGGTAGAAAGTGGCGAGCGTTGA
- a CDS encoding T9SS type A sorting domain-containing protein, producing KLEAGVYLVKVTAEGFSTTQKLVVEH from the coding sequence GGAAGCTGGAAGCGGGCGTCTACCTGGTGAAGGTAACGGCCGAGGGCTTCAGCACCACGCAGAAGCTGGTGGTCGAGCACTAG
- a CDS encoding T9SS type A sorting domain-containing protein, producing the protein MIKDDLGRRAPGIGMQGSPARGRSGNPTMAYSGGSVMSGSTKGRSSRSVLMIACLFLLGTSAVLADTLWTKTYGSPSGGDDGVCSVLSDTFNNTVVVGWSAGASGAGGSDFVILKYSWFHGNTMWTKLITGDSTDDVARDAAIEATGTVVATGQTGRDPNYDILTVQLDPNGNEDWRATYAGSGSGGDVGTAITTDTAGGVYVAGYAQNTSVDFVTIKYNWDGSRAWAQTYDAGGEDKPVAIALGPDGSVYVTGKGGSDYLTVKYSATGVRKWVKSYNAPYGQTDWATALAVDSDGNAYVTGTARTASGPTGENNFATVKYDTAGTQLWAKTYARNGSEPTGLALGPSALYITGQTRSATGPDADFVTVAYDYATGDTLWARRETSVTGGGDYAVGVAVGTDSSIWVTGTSNYDIKTVLYSPDGVQHWVQMWESGSADEAAAIVLDRNNKVVVSGYMWAGSGYDIQTVKFDTLPLAVSEPRHGGKLSGIRLAVAPNPTTSGHVTLSYGLVKAGAARVTVTGADGRVALAQSLAAGGTCPLDLRDLRAGVYVVRLESGGRAATQKLIIGQ; encoded by the coding sequence TTGATTAAGGATGACCTCGGCCGGCGCGCCCCCGGCATCGGGATGCAGGGCAGCCCGGCCCGAGGTCGAAGCGGAAACCCAACAATGGCATACTCAGGAGGTAGCGTGATGAGTGGTTCGACCAAAGGGCGGTCTTCGAGAAGTGTTCTGATGATTGCCTGTCTCTTCCTGCTCGGGACGAGCGCGGTCCTCGCGGATACGCTCTGGACCAAGACCTACGGCAGTCCGTCCGGCGGCGACGACGGGGTCTGCAGCGTCTTGAGCGATACGTTCAACAACACCGTGGTCGTCGGCTGGAGCGCGGGCGCCAGCGGCGCCGGTGGCAGCGACTTCGTCATTCTCAAGTACTCCTGGTTCCACGGCAACACGATGTGGACCAAGCTCATCACCGGGGATTCGACCGACGACGTCGCCCGAGACGCGGCAATTGAAGCGACGGGCACCGTAGTCGCGACCGGCCAGACCGGCCGGGACCCGAACTACGACATCCTGACCGTGCAGCTCGATCCGAACGGGAACGAAGACTGGCGCGCAACCTACGCGGGCAGCGGCAGCGGCGGAGACGTGGGCACCGCCATCACGACCGACACGGCGGGAGGCGTATACGTTGCCGGCTACGCCCAGAACACCAGCGTGGACTTTGTTACCATCAAGTACAACTGGGACGGTTCCCGGGCCTGGGCTCAGACCTACGACGCGGGCGGTGAAGACAAACCGGTGGCCATCGCGCTCGGCCCGGACGGCAGCGTCTACGTTACGGGCAAGGGAGGTTCCGACTACCTGACGGTCAAGTACTCGGCGACCGGGGTCCGGAAGTGGGTGAAGTCGTACAACGCGCCCTACGGTCAGACTGACTGGGCGACGGCGCTGGCCGTTGACTCCGACGGAAACGCCTACGTCACCGGCACGGCACGCACGGCCAGCGGACCGACCGGCGAGAACAACTTTGCGACCGTGAAGTATGACACCGCCGGTACTCAACTTTGGGCCAAGACCTATGCCCGGAACGGGAGCGAGCCTACCGGGCTGGCGCTCGGACCCTCGGCGCTCTACATCACCGGACAGACCCGTTCGGCGACCGGTCCCGACGCTGACTTTGTCACGGTTGCCTATGACTACGCGACCGGCGACACCCTGTGGGCGAGGCGCGAGACCAGTGTAACCGGCGGCGGCGACTACGCAGTCGGCGTCGCGGTGGGCACTGACAGCTCTATCTGGGTCACGGGCACGAGCAACTACGACATCAAGACGGTGCTCTACTCGCCGGACGGAGTGCAGCACTGGGTGCAGATGTGGGAGAGCGGCAGTGCCGACGAGGCTGCGGCAATCGTACTTGACCGGAACAACAAGGTTGTGGTCAGCGGCTACATGTGGGCGGGCTCAGGCTATGACATCCAGACCGTGAAGTTCGACACGCTGCCCCTGGCCGTCTCCGAGCCACGGCACGGAGGGAAGTTGTCGGGCATCCGGCTGGCGGTTGCCCCGAATCCGACGACTTCAGGCCACGTGACCCTGAGCTACGGACTCGTGAAGGCGGGGGCGGCTCGGGTCACCGTGACCGGCGCGGACGGGCGCGTGGCCCTGGCTCAATCGCTTGCCGCCGGCGGCACCTGCCCGCTCGACCTGAGAGACCTGAGGGCCGGCGTCTACGTCGTTCGGCTTGAGTCCGGTGGCCGGGCGGCGACGCAGAAACTGATCATCGGGCAGTAG
- a CDS encoding tetratricopeptide repeat protein yields MSEKAGSGSPSAAFPARSSGWVWFPVVTGAAFVLRLIHLLQLRQSDPLFLSPQMDSLYHHEWALAIAAGREFIADAFFRAPLYPYFLGFLYKLFGANLLLVRIVQSLMGSVACGLVYLLARRLLRPQAAGLKPQAANPKSGLHPSSFISHPAEAVPLVSGLVMAAYPLAIWFDGELLLEGLLTFLLLLGFVLLLRSRDSDRHWWLPGIVFGLAAITRPNVLAFLALLPVWLLLEGKGFTGSRVRGFGSQTRTPEPRNPRTLRRLLLVWGAAALVVLPVTIRNYVVSGQIVPIAWQAGTNFYIGNSPVSDGVTAIVPGTRGSWWGGYDDVKRLAEEAEGRPLKGAEIDRYWLGRGVEFWRRQPGKALGLLLRKTFLWFAGHEASNDRDLYAVKRYSFINYLFFSSRWLKFPFGVLLPLALAGVWFWRSRWRRLLPLYLFAGAYSASFIAFFVCSRYRMPLVPFAAVFAAMGLTGLIGHVARRERGIVLGIALAAFLLLNANFAGAGRQVGRGQNHVAAAVGLHGQGRDAEALVEVRQALKLDSARSALSLEAALLSNLGDLAAAERAARAAVRLYPFDTDAYEALAGVLATAGQFDSAAAYFELVRSRAPHSIHAWNSLGNIALSRRDYAGARHYYEGALRIRPTFVQAVFGIGLCAYYEGNGAEARARWEEVLRLDPSFSRAREGLEKLK; encoded by the coding sequence ATGTCCGAGAAGGCTGGCAGCGGTTCACCGTCGGCTGCGTTTCCGGCGCGCAGTTCCGGTTGGGTTTGGTTTCCGGTGGTCACGGGGGCGGCGTTTGTTCTCCGGCTGATCCACCTGCTGCAGTTGCGGCAGAGCGACCCGCTGTTTCTCTCGCCGCAGATGGACTCGCTCTACCATCACGAGTGGGCGCTGGCCATTGCCGCGGGCCGGGAGTTCATCGCCGATGCCTTCTTCCGCGCGCCGCTTTATCCCTACTTCCTCGGTTTCTTGTACAAGCTCTTCGGTGCGAACCTGCTGCTGGTGAGGATAGTCCAGTCGCTCATGGGCAGCGTTGCCTGCGGCCTGGTGTATCTCCTTGCCCGCCGGTTGCTGCGGCCGCAAGCCGCAGGCCTCAAGCCACAAGCTGCGAATCCGAAGTCCGGTCTTCATCCCTCGTCCTTCATCTCTCATCCTGCCGAAGCGGTTCCCCTCGTCTCGGGCCTGGTGATGGCGGCGTATCCGCTGGCCATCTGGTTCGACGGCGAGTTACTGCTCGAGGGGTTGCTGACGTTCCTGCTGCTGCTCGGTTTCGTGCTCTTGCTGCGGAGCCGTGACAGCGACCGGCACTGGTGGCTGCCGGGGATTGTGTTCGGTCTGGCGGCGATCACCCGGCCGAACGTGCTCGCGTTCCTCGCGCTGCTGCCGGTCTGGCTGCTGCTGGAAGGAAAGGGGTTCACGGGTTCACGGGTTCGCGGGTTCGGGTCTCAGACTCGAACCCCAGAACCCCGGAACCCCAGAACCCTTCGGCGTCTCCTGCTCGTCTGGGGAGCGGCGGCACTGGTGGTCCTGCCGGTTACGATACGCAACTATGTTGTGAGCGGGCAGATTGTACCGATTGCGTGGCAGGCGGGAACCAACTTTTACATCGGCAACTCGCCGGTGTCGGATGGTGTGACGGCGATTGTGCCGGGGACGCGCGGCAGTTGGTGGGGCGGGTACGACGACGTGAAGCGGCTGGCCGAGGAAGCGGAGGGACGTCCGCTCAAAGGCGCGGAGATCGACCGCTACTGGCTGGGCAGGGGAGTTGAGTTCTGGCGCCGGCAGCCGGGCAAGGCGTTGGGGTTACTGCTAAGGAAGACATTTCTCTGGTTTGCCGGTCACGAGGCCAGCAACGACCGGGACCTTTACGCGGTGAAGCGCTACTCATTCATCAACTACCTGTTCTTCAGCAGCAGGTGGCTCAAGTTTCCGTTCGGGGTGCTGCTGCCGCTGGCGCTGGCCGGGGTCTGGTTCTGGCGCAGCCGCTGGCGCCGGCTGCTGCCATTGTATCTCTTTGCCGGGGCGTACTCGGCATCGTTCATCGCCTTCTTCGTCTGCAGTCGTTACCGGATGCCGCTGGTGCCGTTCGCGGCGGTATTCGCGGCCATGGGTCTGACAGGATTGATAGGACACGTGGCCAGGCGCGAACGGGGAATCGTGCTCGGTATCGCCCTCGCCGCGTTCCTGCTGCTCAACGCCAATTTCGCCGGCGCAGGCAGGCAGGTAGGCCGGGGCCAGAATCACGTCGCCGCAGCCGTGGGTCTGCACGGACAGGGCCGGGATGCCGAGGCGCTGGTCGAGGTGCGGCAGGCGCTCAAACTCGACTCCGCGCGCAGCGCCCTCTCGCTTGAGGCGGCGTTGCTCTCGAACCTGGGCGACCTTGCTGCCGCGGAGCGTGCTGCCCGGGCCGCGGTCCGGCTCTATCCGTTCGACACCGACGCCTACGAGGCGCTGGCAGGTGTCCTGGCAACGGCCGGTCAGTTCGACTCGGCCGCGGCCTACTTCGAGCTTGTCCGCAGTCGCGCCCCGCACTCCATTCACGCGTGGAACAGCCTCGGTAACATCGCTCTGTCGCGCCGGGACTATGCCGGGGCCCGCCACTACTACGAAGGCGCGCTGAGGATAAGACCGACGTTCGTGCAGGCAGTGTTCGGAATCGGACTCTGCGCGTACTACGAAGGTAACGGCGCCGAAGCCCGGGCCCGCTGGGAGGAAGTCCTCAGACTCGACCCGTCCTTCAGCCGGGCGAGAGAGGGCCTGGAGAAGCTGAAGTAG
- a CDS encoding helix-turn-helix domain-containing protein, translating to MENRRRSSRSEWAEFSLLLGLRLRELRGRAGLTQTQVAEFLGKPAPGGKSWVCQLEKGRLREVSINSVVEFVRACRADIEELADVVNGYVRRPPIAEERTRNQVAEAAAGLPLFKRARVERYDRFRNPMTRGRETPEQQCERRVREAKGQVRAIRWERRLHRVWNDVLNELGAGCADPLAVHLMAYSRKVFGALRRTRRTRPVWRKKALAGLEVWAVEHGLPPEPFDRMKQAVVALFADMERRGELD from the coding sequence ATGGAAAACCGGCGGAGAAGCAGCAGGTCGGAATGGGCTGAGTTCAGTCTCCTGCTCGGGTTGCGGCTCCGAGAGTTGCGCGGGCGCGCCGGTTTGACTCAGACGCAGGTCGCCGAGTTTCTGGGCAAGCCGGCGCCCGGCGGCAAGTCCTGGGTGTGCCAGCTGGAGAAAGGGAGGCTGCGCGAGGTCAGCATCAACAGCGTGGTCGAGTTCGTCCGGGCCTGCCGGGCCGACATCGAGGAGCTAGCGGACGTCGTGAATGGGTACGTCAGGCGTCCACCCATTGCCGAAGAACGGACGAGGAATCAGGTCGCAGAGGCGGCGGCCGGCCTGCCCCTGTTCAAACGGGCGCGCGTCGAAAGGTACGACCGATTCCGCAATCCCATGACCCGCGGGCGCGAGACGCCGGAGCAGCAATGCGAGCGCCGGGTGCGGGAGGCGAAAGGCCAGGTTCGCGCCATTCGCTGGGAACGGAGATTGCACCGGGTGTGGAACGATGTGCTGAACGAGCTGGGAGCAGGGTGCGCCGACCCTCTGGCCGTTCACCTGATGGCCTACAGCCGGAAGGTCTTCGGCGCCCTGCGCCGCACGCGCAGGACCCGTCCGGTCTGGAGGAAGAAGGCCCTGGCCGGACTCGAAGTGTGGGCCGTAGAGCACGGGCTTCCGCCCGAACCGTTCGACCGGATGAAGCAGGCAGTCGTCGCTCTCTTCGCCGACATGGAACGGAGAGGCGAACTCGACTGA